Part of the Streptomyces sp. HSG2 genome, TCGGCATCGTGACCCCCTTCCCCATCCAGGAGATGACCCTCCCCGTCGCCCTCTCCGGCACGGACGTCATCGGCCAGGCCAAGACCGGCACCGGCAAGACGCTGGGCTTCGGCCTCCCCCTGCTGGAACGCGTGACCGTTCCCGCCGATGTCGAGTCGGGACGGGCCGCCCCGGCGGATCTGACCGACGCGCCGCAGGCGCTGGTCGTGGTACCGACGCGCGAGCTGTGCACCCAGGTCACCAACGACCTCCTCACGGCCGGCAAGGTGCGCGACGTGCGCGTCACCGCCATTTATGGCGGGCGCGCCTACGAACCCCAGGTGGAGGCTCTCAAGCGCGGCGTCGACGTGGTCGTCGGGACGCCGGGTCGTCTGCTGGACCTGGCGGGGCAGCGGAAGCTGGACCTGAGGCACGTCAAGTGCCTCGTCCTCGACGAGGCGGACGAGATGCTCGACCTCGGCTTCCTCCCCGACGTCGAGAAGATCGTCGGCATGCTGCCGGCCCGCCGCCAGACCATGCTGTTCTCGGCGACCATGCCGGGCGCGGTGATCGGACTGGCCCGCCGGTACATGTCGCAGCCGACGCACATCCGGGCGACCTCCCCGGACGACGAGGGCGCGACGGTCGCCAACATCCGGCAGTTCGTGTATCGCGCCCACTCCATGGACAAGCCGGAGATGGTCTCCCGTATCCTCCAGGCCGAGGGTCGGGGCCTGGCCATGATCTTCTGCCGCACCAAGCGGACCGCCGCCGACATCGCCGAGCAGTTGCAGCGTCGTGGCTTCGCCTCCGGCGCCGTGCACGGCGATCTCGGACAGGGCGCCCGCGAACAGGCGCTGCGGGCCTTCCGCAACGGCAAGGTGGACGTCCTCGTCTGCACCGACGTCGCCGCCCGGGGCATCGACGTCGAGGGCGTGACACACGTCGTCAACTACCAGTCGCCCGAAGACGAGAAGACCTACCTGCACCGGGTCGGCCGAACAGGTCGCGCGGGCGCCAAGGGCACCGCCGTCACGCTGGTCGACTGGGACGACATCCCTCGCTGGCAGCTGATCAACAAGGCGCTCGACCTCGACTTCAACGACCCGCCCGAGACGTACTCCACCTCCCCTCACCTCCGCGCCGACCTCGGCATCCCGGAGGGAACCAAGGGGGTCCTGCCGCGCGCCGAGCGCACCCGCGCCGGGCTGGCCGCCGAGGAGATCGAGGACCTCGGAGAACCGGGCGCGAGAGGACGACGCGGGAGCGGGGACGACTCCCGTGCCGCGGAACGCGAGCGCCCCGCGCGCACCCCGCGCCGCCGTCGCCGCACCCGCGCCGGGGCTCCCGTCGAACCGGACCCGGCCGCGGCCACGCCGTCCCCCGCGGACGACGTCGCCGACGGCTCGGCGACGGTCGCGGCCGCCGAAGCGACGCGCACGCCGCGGCGTCGCCGCAGGACCCGGGGCGGGGTGGCGAACCCGGTGCCGTCGGAGACGACGGCCTCGGCCACCGACACGATCGACACCGCCGAGACCGGTACCCCCGCTCCGGCGACGCCGCGCCGCCGCCGGGTCCGAGGGAGGGCGGAGGTCGCGCCCGAGGCCGCCGCCGACCTCGCCGTGACGCCACCCCGGGAGACCGAACCGGCCGAGGCGGCCACCCGCGCGCCGCGCCGCGCCCGCGAGACGTCCGCGAGCCCGGGGGCCGGCGACGGGACCCGGCGCTCGCGGGAGTCGGACCCGGTGGAGGGGACGAGGCCCCGCCGCAGGTCGCGCCGGGCGACGAATGCGAGCACGCCCGAGACCGCCGTGGAGACCGGTGGCTCCTGACCGCACCACGCGGGCGGGGCGGCAGCGATGCGGCCCCGCCCGGCGGCGCGGACGAGCGCGGTCCCGGCCCGCCGATCAGGCGTCGGGGCCGCCGCGCGAGAGGCGTCGGCGCCCCGATACCCTCGGGCCGTGAGTCAGAACGCCGCCTTCTCCCTCCCCCCCGACGCCCGAGCGCGCTCGTTGCGGACCCCGCGCGGCGTCTTCGCGGCGGTCGAGTCGCCGGTGCCCGACGGGGTGGAACCCCGGGGGGTCGTCCTCATGGTGCCCGGGTTCACCGGCAGCAAGGAGGACTTCACTCTGCTCCACGGGCCCCTGACGGCCCGCGGCTACCACACCGTGGCCGTGGACGGACGCGGCCAGTACGAGTCGCCCGGCCCGCGCGAGGACGAGGCCGCCTATGCCCGGCGAGAACTCGCCCTGGACGTGCACGCACAGGTCGCCGCGCTCGAAGAGCCCCGTACGCACCTCCTCGGTCACTCCCTGGGAGGTCAGATCGCCCGCGCGGCGGTGCTCGTCGACCACTCCCCCTTCCGTTCGCTCACCCTGATGTCCTCGGGCCCCGCGCGGATCTCCGCCGCGCAGCGGGAACGGGTCGCGCTGTTGTCGGACGCGCTCACCACGATGCCCATGGAACGCATCTGGGAGGCGATGCGAGCCATGGGCCCCGTCGAGGCGGTCGGCGGGCCCCCGGCCGGACCGAGCGACCAGGAGGGGCTGCGCCGACGCTGGCTCGGCACCAGCCCCGCCCAGCTTCGCGCGACCGGCCGACAACTGTGCACGGAGCCCGACCGTGTGGCGGAACTCGCGGCCGTGCCGCTGCCCTTCCACGTGTTGTCGGGCGCCCACGACGACGCCTGGCCGGTGCCCCTGCTCGACGACATGGCGACCAGACTGGGCGCGCTTCGGACCGTCGTCGCCGATGCCGACCACTCCCCCAACACCGACCGACCCCTGGCCACCGCCGAGGCCCTGGCCGGCTTCTGGGACGGCGTGCCGTACTGACCGCCCGGGACGCCCACACCTCGGCGCCCCCGACCTGGCAGGGCGACACCGTCGCCGAAGGCGGCGGCGACCCGGCCGCGCGGCATCGCGGGATCGACGGCCCGGCCGTCGACCGGCACGACGAGGTCGGGGCGCGCCGTCAGAGTTCGGACAGGTCCAGCACGTACCCCTCGGGCTTCTCGGCCGAGACCGGGGCGTTGTGGTCGGTGAAGTCGATCTTGGTCGGCTCCGCTTCCGACCTGTCCTCCACACGCAGGAGCCAAGGCTCGCCGTCGGTCGCGACGTAGAGCCGGCGCTCGGCACCGTCGTCCGAGAGGTCGACGCGGATCGCGGGCTGCCCGGCGAGGGTGGCCGTGCCGGCGCGCGTGGCCGCGACGCGCTCGTCGACCTCCTCCGGCACGAGGCCGTCCAGGTCGCACATCTCCTTCATGGCGTCCTCCATGCCGTCCAGGAACGCTCCGGTGAGCCACCGGTCCGCGAGGAGGGCCACAGCGCTTTCCAGGTCCTCGTCCGGCGCGTCGTCCATTTCCCGGATGAACGTTTCGTCAAAGCGCGTGTAGAGGGCGTCCCCGGTGTTGACCAACTCGGCCCGGCCTTCGCCCGCCACGGAGAGACTCCCCGCGCACCGGCCCTTCCTGTCCATGGCGATGTCGACCTCCAGCGGCGCACCGCTCTTGGTCAGCTCGGTCGCCCCGGAGGCGTGCACCGACTCCAAGGCGGAGGTGGCGGCCAGGGCGCGGCCCAGGATGTCGCCCCCGGCCAGCCCCTCGAAGGGCTCGACCTCTCGTGTGGCGGCCTCGTCGGGCCCGTCTGCCCGAGGTTCACTCCCGAACAGACATCCGGTCAACAAGCCCATGGGGGCGACGACGACGGCGATGCGGACGGCCATGTCGGTGCGGCGCACGGTGGTTCCTCGAAGTTCGCTGGGATCGGTGCGTCCGGTACCGGGGCCCCTCCCGGAAGAGGCGGGGAAGGAGGGACACCATCGAGCCGGCGCCCCGGCGCGCCACCTGCGGTGGCTCTTCGCGCGGCGAACCCGGCCGGTCGCTGTCCGGCGCGCCCGCGGCCCGACTGGGACCCCGATCCACGGAACGTCAACTAGCTTATACATCCACTTTGTTGAAGTGCCGCGACTATTCCCGCACCCGGGTCGACACCGCGACGCCGCAGCCGATCTCCACGGCGCCCCCCCCCGGGGGGCGACCGGCCGGCGCTCGCACACCGTGTCGATCCGGCCGGCAGCCGCGTCTTCCGTGGGTCCGCGACCGAGAGCCGGGGTGGTCGGATCAGTACAACGACTGGACGTACCCCCAGAAGCCGTCGCGCAGGGACCGGCGCAGGTCGGCCTGACCCCGGAGGGAGTACTGGAGCAAGGCCTCCGCCTCCACCAGGAGATCCTGGTCGACCGAGCCGGGGAGGTAGGGCCGGCCCGGGATCAGCTCGGCGAGGGACTCGTGGCCCCGGTCGGCGCGCCACTTCGCGGCCACCTGTGCCCCCACGAAGCGGACGTCCTCGCGGGTCGGCCGGGGGACGCCCGCTCCGCCGTTGGCGCCGATCGTGCGTCGCGCGACGTAGGGCTTGAAGAACTCCAGCTCGAAGGTGCGCTGGCTGTCGACCTCCCAGAGCAGGGGTTCGGCCTGGTTGCCCGATTCCGGGGCCTCCACGCCCCACAGGTGGACGCGAGCCCCGTATCCCTGGGCGGCCTCGACGGCGGAGACCAGGTCCTCGTCGCCGCCGAGCAGCACCGCGTCGCTGATGGCCCGGTGGCGGGCGAGGGACTCCAGGTCGGTGCGGATGAGGGAGTCGACGCCCTTTTGCTGGTTGCTCGCGTTGAGGTTGCCGAGGCGGACCTTCACGTCCGGCAGTTCGGCGATGTGCTGCTGCTCCGCGGTGTGCATGCGCCGGCGGGCACCGTCGTACCAGTACACCCTGAGCAGCCGACTGTCGGCGAAGATGGTGCGGGCCCGGTCGATGAACGCCTCGATCAGGCCCTCCGCGTCCAGGTCGAAGGCGCGCCGGTCCTCGGTGCCGGCGACCAGCCGCCCCGCCGCGGCGTACAGGTAGCCCGCGTCCACGAAGATCGCGTGGGTGGCGGGCGTCTTCGCGACCTCGGCGAGCACTCTGGTGAGCAGCTCGTTGGACTGGTCGATGCGGGCTGCCAGGGCCTGGATTTCGTCGTTCATCTCCTCCATTGTCGCGGCGTTCACCCTACGATCACAACTGATCCCGGAACGTGCCCCGCCGCATGAGCAAAAGGATCATTTGGGGCACGCTTGTTAGCGGGGCGAAAAATTTCCTTAGCGTAGGGAATGTTCACGACCCCGCGATCGTTGACCGGGGGTAGCGGCCGCGACACGGGGGGCTTCGTCGCCCGGCGCGGCCCGACTGTCAGCGATCCCCTCAAGGGATGACCGACGAAGGGAGAGACTCGTGCGTTTCGAGGTCATGCGACTCGACGATGTCGACGGGACGCCTGTGGACACCACCGTCGTGGACGCCGCCTCCGTCAACCGCATCGTGCACCAGGCGGCGGCCATCGGGCAGCGCCTGTGGATCCGCCCCGCGGACGTCTCCGCCTCGTAGCCCGAGGCAGACGTCCCCGCCCGCGAGGCCCCGCTCCGACGCCGGGGCCTCGCGGGCGGCGACCCGGATCCGAGCGCGTGGTCGAGGCCGGCGGCCTCTCAAGCCGCCTCGATCACCTGCAACACCCCGTTGATGATCTGCTGTACCGCGATGGCGGACAGCATCATGCCCGCGAGCCGGGTGACCAGCACCACGCCGCCGTCCTTGATCACCCGTATGATCAACAGCGAGTACCGCATCA contains:
- a CDS encoding NYN domain-containing protein yields the protein MNDEIQALAARIDQSNELLTRVLAEVAKTPATHAIFVDAGYLYAAAGRLVAGTEDRRAFDLDAEGLIEAFIDRARTIFADSRLLRVYWYDGARRRMHTAEQQHIAELPDVKVRLGNLNASNQQKGVDSLIRTDLESLARHRAISDAVLLGGDEDLVSAVEAAQGYGARVHLWGVEAPESGNQAEPLLWEVDSQRTFELEFFKPYVARRTIGANGGAGVPRPTREDVRFVGAQVAAKWRADRGHESLAELIPGRPYLPGSVDQDLLVEAEALLQYSLRGQADLRRSLRDGFWGYVQSLY
- a CDS encoding DEAD/DEAH box helicase, with product MTPFPIQEMTLPVALSGTDVIGQAKTGTGKTLGFGLPLLERVTVPADVESGRAAPADLTDAPQALVVVPTRELCTQVTNDLLTAGKVRDVRVTAIYGGRAYEPQVEALKRGVDVVVGTPGRLLDLAGQRKLDLRHVKCLVLDEADEMLDLGFLPDVEKIVGMLPARRQTMLFSATMPGAVIGLARRYMSQPTHIRATSPDDEGATVANIRQFVYRAHSMDKPEMVSRILQAEGRGLAMIFCRTKRTAADIAEQLQRRGFASGAVHGDLGQGAREQALRAFRNGKVDVLVCTDVAARGIDVEGVTHVVNYQSPEDEKTYLHRVGRTGRAGAKGTAVTLVDWDDIPRWQLINKALDLDFNDPPETYSTSPHLRADLGIPEGTKGVLPRAERTRAGLAAEEIEDLGEPGARGRRGSGDDSRAAERERPARTPRRRRRTRAGAPVEPDPAAATPSPADDVADGSATVAAAEATRTPRRRRRTRGGVANPVPSETTASATDTIDTAETGTPAPATPRRRRVRGRAEVAPEAAADLAVTPPRETEPAEAATRAPRRARETSASPGAGDGTRRSRESDPVEGTRPRRRSRRATNASTPETAVETGGS
- a CDS encoding alpha/beta hydrolase yields the protein MSQNAAFSLPPDARARSLRTPRGVFAAVESPVPDGVEPRGVVLMVPGFTGSKEDFTLLHGPLTARGYHTVAVDGRGQYESPGPREDEAAYARRELALDVHAQVAALEEPRTHLLGHSLGGQIARAAVLVDHSPFRSLTLMSSGPARISAAQRERVALLSDALTTMPMERIWEAMRAMGPVEAVGGPPAGPSDQEGLRRRWLGTSPAQLRATGRQLCTEPDRVAELAAVPLPFHVLSGAHDDAWPVPLLDDMATRLGALRTVVADADHSPNTDRPLATAEALAGFWDGVPY